A genomic stretch from Megachile rotundata isolate GNS110a chromosome 1, iyMegRotu1, whole genome shotgun sequence includes:
- the LOC100877943 gene encoding ubiquitin thioesterase otubain-like codes for MEETSCTEQLTENTDINQDELILQQQRRIEMEISESIALVGEKEPIKSLEREYPEDEVYLSKAKALGQKYSYIRRTRPDGNCFFRAFSYAYLEKLIGNKDEYEKFRELALKSKDNLVALGFPQFTVGDFHDTFMDVIDKVGGDAESSYIELHKLFNEQGCSDYVVVYLRLITSGQLRSEADFYQHFIEGERTVSEFCRQEVEPMYKESDHIHIIAMSTALGTGVRVRYMDRGAGTEVTAHDFPEGATPAVHLLYRPGHYDILYP; via the exons atggAAGAGACATCCTGTACAGAACAGTTAACGGAAAACACAG acATCAATCAAGATGAGTTAATTCTTCAGCAGCAAAGGCGAATTGAGATGGAG ATCTCCGAATCTATTGCTTTGGTTGGAGAAAAAGAACCTATTAAAAGTTTAGAACGGGAATACCCAGAAGATGAAGTGTATCTTTCAAAAGCTAAAGCATTGGGTCAAAAATACTCATACATTAGAAGAACCAGACCAGATGGAAACTGCTTCTTTAGAGCTTTTAGTTATGCatatcttgaaaaattaattggAAATAAAGATGAATACGAAAAATTTAGAGAACTTGCATTAAAAAGCAAAGATAACTTAGTAGCATTAGGCTTTCCCCAATTTACTGTTGGAGATTTTCATGATAcg tttATGGATGTAATTGATAAAGTAGGAGGGGATGCAGAGTCAAGCTACATTGAATTACATAAACTTTTTAACGAACAAGGTTGTTCTGATTATGTTGTTGTCTATCTTAGATTAATTACATCCGGTCAATTAAGAAGCGAAGCTGATTTTTATCAGCACTTTATCGAAGGAGAACGTACAGTTTCAGAATTTTGCCGTCAA GAAGTGGAACCAATGTACAAAGAGTCTGATCATATTCACATTATAGCAATGAGTACTGCTTTAGGTACTGGAGTACGTGTTCGGTACATGGATAGAGGTGCTGGAACTGAAGTAACTGCACATGATTTTCCTGAAGGTGCTACTCCAGCAGTTCATTTATTATATCGTCCTGGTCATTATGATATTTTATATCCTTGA
- the BORCS7 gene encoding BLOC-1 related complex subunit 7, whose product MASASSTSARSLFVESKMRLADRVQVNVNNIASLARQIQRGSKSSEMLLHSAKNFAQQEHGLETAENNLKKIALITTHLEYQMESINRSSMILEEVTEQVRAMQR is encoded by the exons ATGGCTTCAGCTTCAAGTACAAGTGCTCGTAGTTTATTCGTTGAGTCAAAAATGAGATTAGCTGATAGAGTACAAGTTAATGTAAACAATATTGCATCCCTTGCAAGACAAATACAGAGAGGTTCAAAAAGTAGTGAg ATGTTGTTGCATAGTGCAAAAAATTTTGCACAACAAGAACATGGATTAGAAACTGCAgaaaataacttaaaaaaaattgctCTTATAACAACTCACTTAGAATATCAAATGGAATCTATTAATAGAAGTTCTATGATTTTAGAAGAAGTTACTGAACAAGTACGTGCCATGCaaagataa
- the eIF3g1 gene encoding eukaryotic translation initiation factor 3 subunit g1 isoform X1 — MNMPVAEAKSSWADEVEEEGGALPPPSETYENGFKILTEYKYNQDNKKVKVVRTYKIERRVVSKTIAARKNWAKFGDSADDRPGPNPATTVGGEDVFMQFISSKEEENKVEEDNLDKLKNMGDKGVVKCRNCNGDHWTSKCPYKDTVLAGGKVPDDKKPLTTTGAPGAMTDLKPQGSKYVPPGMRDGANKRGDSMQMQRRDDTTAIRISNLSESTTDADLDELVKPFGSVLKFYLAKDKQTNLCKGFAYVHFKYKADAGKAISRLNGYGYDHLILNVDWSKPQQQSN; from the exons atATGCCAGTAGCAGAAGCAAAATCCAGTTGGGCTGATGAGGTAGAAGAAGAGGGAGGAGCATTACCTCCTCCTTCAGAAACCTATGAGAATGGATTCAAAATTCTTACTGAATATAAATACAACCAAGACAATAAAAAGGTCAAAGTGGTTCGTACATACAAAATTGAAAGACGTGTAGTTTCAAAGACAATTGCTGCACGTAAAAATTGGgctaaatttggagattcagcaGATGATCGACCTGGACCTAATCCTGCTACTACAGTCGGCGGTGAAGATGTTTTCATGCAATTCATTTCTagcaaagaagaagaaaataagGTTGAAGAGGATAATCTtgataaattaaagaatatggGAGATAAAGGTGTAGTTAAATGCCGTAATTGTAATGGAGACCATTGGACATCAAAGTGTCCTTACAAGGACACAGTCCTTGCTGGAG GAAAAGTACCAGATGATAAGAAACCACTTACTACTACTGGTGCTCCTGGAGCAATGACAGATTTGAAACCTCAAGGAAGCAAATATGTACCACCTGGTATGCGCGATGGCGCCAATAAACGCGGAGACTCGATGCAGATGCAAAGAAGGGATGATACAACAGCTATTCGTATTTCTAATTTGTCAGAGAGTACTACAGATGCTGACTTGGATGAGCTTGTCAAGCCATTTGGTTCTGTCCTTAAATTTTACCTTGCTAAAGATAAGCAAACAAATCTGTGTAAAGGATTTGCATATGTACATTTCAAATATAAAGCAGATGCTGGAAAAGCTATTAGTAGACTTAATGGCTATGGTTATGACCATCTTATTTTGAATGTGGATTGGTCAAAGCCACAACAACAGAGTAATTAA
- the eIF3g1 gene encoding eukaryotic translation initiation factor 3 subunit g1 isoform X2, translated as MPVAEAKSSWADEVEEEGGALPPPSETYENGFKILTEYKYNQDNKKVKVVRTYKIERRVVSKTIAARKNWAKFGDSADDRPGPNPATTVGGEDVFMQFISSKEEENKVEEDNLDKLKNMGDKGVVKCRNCNGDHWTSKCPYKDTVLAGGKVPDDKKPLTTTGAPGAMTDLKPQGSKYVPPGMRDGANKRGDSMQMQRRDDTTAIRISNLSESTTDADLDELVKPFGSVLKFYLAKDKQTNLCKGFAYVHFKYKADAGKAISRLNGYGYDHLILNVDWSKPQQQSN; from the exons ATGCCAGTAGCAGAAGCAAAATCCAGTTGGGCTGATGAGGTAGAAGAAGAGGGAGGAGCATTACCTCCTCCTTCAGAAACCTATGAGAATGGATTCAAAATTCTTACTGAATATAAATACAACCAAGACAATAAAAAGGTCAAAGTGGTTCGTACATACAAAATTGAAAGACGTGTAGTTTCAAAGACAATTGCTGCACGTAAAAATTGGgctaaatttggagattcagcaGATGATCGACCTGGACCTAATCCTGCTACTACAGTCGGCGGTGAAGATGTTTTCATGCAATTCATTTCTagcaaagaagaagaaaataagGTTGAAGAGGATAATCTtgataaattaaagaatatggGAGATAAAGGTGTAGTTAAATGCCGTAATTGTAATGGAGACCATTGGACATCAAAGTGTCCTTACAAGGACACAGTCCTTGCTGGAG GAAAAGTACCAGATGATAAGAAACCACTTACTACTACTGGTGCTCCTGGAGCAATGACAGATTTGAAACCTCAAGGAAGCAAATATGTACCACCTGGTATGCGCGATGGCGCCAATAAACGCGGAGACTCGATGCAGATGCAAAGAAGGGATGATACAACAGCTATTCGTATTTCTAATTTGTCAGAGAGTACTACAGATGCTGACTTGGATGAGCTTGTCAAGCCATTTGGTTCTGTCCTTAAATTTTACCTTGCTAAAGATAAGCAAACAAATCTGTGTAAAGGATTTGCATATGTACATTTCAAATATAAAGCAGATGCTGGAAAAGCTATTAGTAGACTTAATGGCTATGGTTATGACCATCTTATTTTGAATGTGGATTGGTCAAAGCCACAACAACAGAGTAATTAA
- the scaf6 gene encoding SR-related CTD associated factor 6 isoform X1, with the protein MDQAPADTELRNIIDKLAQFVARNGPEFEQMTKNKQKDNPKFGFLFGGEHFNYYQYKVTTEQAILKQKGINPMQNADPRLNVSQQQQTAATVAQPLNNVNLAPGLNTQNNGLNPVVGIGPVGNQGGPVIPGVPGQIGGPGNAGPIGPVPGAMGGVNPPIAGVTQPVNISGPPGWLQNELANLQSQQTTLQEQVRQSEQNLAAQHAALMAQQQGRVEDAVRQAQETALQNSAQSTNTDLTAFDAVLQPIIDSCTKDSISAGKAWILQNSVTPQSNQVVADHLLKKVIQATNFSHKLHIIYLVNDVLHHCARKKSMDLRKAMESVVVPMFCNTSLAASEEQLNKLNKLLSLWESKNNYFDEGIIDKLKQPSTSWSEYQANLVAQHAGAITPITTSTKQTFDNYQAQHQAFVTHALRQIQNIEQQKIAIDQQLKAPPPPPPQLNQQNMSMPPSHSGPPAPIGTDVNFSQPPPGWGVPPGSEPPPFSNVPLPDFSKPPPGFGPPPVIHEPSVEDLMPSMPYYELPAGLMVPLIKLEDAEYKPLDPEAIRLPPPAPPSERLVAAVEAFYAPPNHDSPRDSDGWEKLGLYEYYKAKNAARKRKEEDIAAGLRQKSKSPSPILRPRSKSPSPPKKRYRSKSRSRSRSRSRGRSRSRSPAANHRRNSRNSNYNNRSRRRRNSNKDRSPDRRMDRQDRSPTPPSFLGSTYSKAPQEISLDESNKGHQLLKKMGWSGAGLGANEQGIEAPISGGEIRDKNDQYKGVGINLNDPYENFRKSKGQAFITRMKARAEERAEERGERD; encoded by the exons ATGGACCAGGCACCTGCAG ATACAGAGTTACGGAACATCATAGACAAGCTGGCACAGTTTGTGGCTCGCAATGGACCAGAGTTCGAGCAGATGACGAAAAACAAGCAGAAGGACAACCCAAAGTTTGGTTTCCTGTTCGGTGGAGAGCACTTCAACTACTATCAATACAAAGTGACTACAGAGCAAGCCA TTTTAAAGCAAAAAGGAATAAATCCAATGCAAAATGCAGACCCACGTTTAAACGTTTCGCAGCAGCAGCAAACAGCCGCTACCGTCGCGCAGCCACTGAATAACGTCAATCTTGCACCTGGCCTAAATACTCAAAACAATGGATTAAATCCAGTAGTGGGGATTGGACCAGTTGGAAATCAAGGTGGTCCCGTTATACCTGGAGTACCAGGACAGATTGGAGGGCCAGGAAATGCAGGACCAATTGGACCAGTGCCTGGTGCTATGGGAGGTGTAAATCCACCTATTGCTGGTGTTACTCAACCGGTTAACATCAGTGGGCCCCCTGGATGGCTTCAAAATGAATTGGCAAATCTTCAATCACAGCAGACCACGCTACAGGAACAAGTTAGACAATCAGAACAAAATCTGGCTGCGCAACATGCTGCATTGATGGCACAACAACAAGGGAGAGTTGAGGATGCTGTGAGACAAGCGCAAGAGACAGCTTTACAAAATAGTGCGCAAAGCACAAATACGGATTTGACTGCATTTGATGCAGTTCTACAGCCCATCATTGATAGCTGCACAAAAGATAGCATCAGTGCGGGGAAAGCCTGGATACTTCAGAACTCTGTTACTCCACAAAGTAATCAAGTTGTTGCAGACCATTTACTAAAGAA AGTAATTCAGGCAACAAATTTTAGTCATAAACTCCATATCATCTATTTGGTCAACGATGTCTTGCATCACTG TGCAAGAAAAAAATCTATGGATCTTCGCAAGGCAATGGAAAGTGTTGTTGTTCCCATGTTCTGTAACACTTCATTAGCGGCGTCAGAAGAAcaacttaataaattaaataaactattaAGCTTATGGGAATCAAAAAATAATTACTTTGATGAAGGAATTATAGATAAGTTGAAACAACCAAGTACATCTTGGTCTGAGTATCAGGCTAACCTGGTTGCACAACATGCTGGTGCAATTACGCCAATTACCACGTCGACAAAGCAGACCTTTGATAATTATCAAGCACAACATCAAGCGTTTGTCACTCATGCTTTAAGacaaattcaaaatattgaGCAGCAAAAAATAGCCATTGATCAACAATTGAAAGCTCCGCCGCCACCTCCACCACAATTG AATCAGCAAAATATGTCTATGCCACCTAGTCATTCCGGCCCTCCTGCTCCAATAGGCACAGATGTAAATTTCAGTCAACCACCGCCTGGATGGGGCGTACCTCCTGGAAGCGAACCACCGCCATTTTCGAATGTTCCCTTGCCAGATTTTTCGAAACCTCCACCTGGATTTGGTCCACCGCCCGTTATACACGAGCCTTCCGTTGAAGATTTAATGCCCAGTATGCCTTATTATGAACTTCCTGCTGGTTTGATGGTGCCTCTAATCAAATTAGAAGATGCTGAATATAAACCTTTGGACCCGGAAGCTATTAGACTTCCACCACCTGCTCCTCCAAGCGAGCGATTAGTAGCAGCTGTAGAAGCATTTTATGCTCCTCCTAATCATGATTCTCCGCGGGATAG CGATGGATGGGAAAAGTTAGGTTTATACGAGTATTATAAGGCAAAGAACGCTGCGCGTAAGCGTAAAGAAGAGGACATAGCAGCCGGTCTTAGGCAAAAATCAAAGTCGCCTTCGCCAATTCTCAGGCCAAGATCCAAAAGTCCTAGTCCACCAAAGAAACGATATCGAAGTAAATCACGAAGTAGGTCGCGTTCGAGATCGAGGGGTCGAAGCAGATCCAGATCGCCTGCAGCCAATCATAGACGCAACAGTCGtaatagtaattataataaCAGAAGCAGGAGAAGGAGAAATAGCAACAAGGATCGAAGTCCTGACAGGAGAATGGACAGGCAAGATCGAAGTCCGACACCACCTAGTTTTCT CGGATCAACTTATAGTAAAGCTCCACAAGAAATTAGTCTGGATGAGAGCAACAAGGGTCATCAGTTGCTCAAAAAAATGGGCTGGAGTGGTGCGGGACTTGGTGCCAATGAACAGGGTATCGAAGCACCTATATCGGGGGGTGAAATTAGAGATAAAAATGATCAATATAAAGGCGTTGGTATTAATTTAAATGACCCTTACGAGAACTTTAGGAAAAGTAAGGGTCAAGCATTTATTACTAGAATGAAAGCAAGAGCGGAAGAGCGTGCCGAAGAGAGGGGCGAACGGGACTAA
- the scaf6 gene encoding SR-related CTD associated factor 6 isoform X2: protein MTKNKQKDNPKFGFLFGGEHFNYYQYKVTTEQAILKQKGINPMQNADPRLNVSQQQQTAATVAQPLNNVNLAPGLNTQNNGLNPVVGIGPVGNQGGPVIPGVPGQIGGPGNAGPIGPVPGAMGGVNPPIAGVTQPVNISGPPGWLQNELANLQSQQTTLQEQVRQSEQNLAAQHAALMAQQQGRVEDAVRQAQETALQNSAQSTNTDLTAFDAVLQPIIDSCTKDSISAGKAWILQNSVTPQSNQVVADHLLKKVIQATNFSHKLHIIYLVNDVLHHCARKKSMDLRKAMESVVVPMFCNTSLAASEEQLNKLNKLLSLWESKNNYFDEGIIDKLKQPSTSWSEYQANLVAQHAGAITPITTSTKQTFDNYQAQHQAFVTHALRQIQNIEQQKIAIDQQLKAPPPPPPQLNQQNMSMPPSHSGPPAPIGTDVNFSQPPPGWGVPPGSEPPPFSNVPLPDFSKPPPGFGPPPVIHEPSVEDLMPSMPYYELPAGLMVPLIKLEDAEYKPLDPEAIRLPPPAPPSERLVAAVEAFYAPPNHDSPRDSDGWEKLGLYEYYKAKNAARKRKEEDIAAGLRQKSKSPSPILRPRSKSPSPPKKRYRSKSRSRSRSRSRGRSRSRSPAANHRRNSRNSNYNNRSRRRRNSNKDRSPDRRMDRQDRSPTPPSFLGSTYSKAPQEISLDESNKGHQLLKKMGWSGAGLGANEQGIEAPISGGEIRDKNDQYKGVGINLNDPYENFRKSKGQAFITRMKARAEERAEERGERD, encoded by the exons ATGACGAAAAACAAGCAGAAGGACAACCCAAAGTTTGGTTTCCTGTTCGGTGGAGAGCACTTCAACTACTATCAATACAAAGTGACTACAGAGCAAGCCA TTTTAAAGCAAAAAGGAATAAATCCAATGCAAAATGCAGACCCACGTTTAAACGTTTCGCAGCAGCAGCAAACAGCCGCTACCGTCGCGCAGCCACTGAATAACGTCAATCTTGCACCTGGCCTAAATACTCAAAACAATGGATTAAATCCAGTAGTGGGGATTGGACCAGTTGGAAATCAAGGTGGTCCCGTTATACCTGGAGTACCAGGACAGATTGGAGGGCCAGGAAATGCAGGACCAATTGGACCAGTGCCTGGTGCTATGGGAGGTGTAAATCCACCTATTGCTGGTGTTACTCAACCGGTTAACATCAGTGGGCCCCCTGGATGGCTTCAAAATGAATTGGCAAATCTTCAATCACAGCAGACCACGCTACAGGAACAAGTTAGACAATCAGAACAAAATCTGGCTGCGCAACATGCTGCATTGATGGCACAACAACAAGGGAGAGTTGAGGATGCTGTGAGACAAGCGCAAGAGACAGCTTTACAAAATAGTGCGCAAAGCACAAATACGGATTTGACTGCATTTGATGCAGTTCTACAGCCCATCATTGATAGCTGCACAAAAGATAGCATCAGTGCGGGGAAAGCCTGGATACTTCAGAACTCTGTTACTCCACAAAGTAATCAAGTTGTTGCAGACCATTTACTAAAGAA AGTAATTCAGGCAACAAATTTTAGTCATAAACTCCATATCATCTATTTGGTCAACGATGTCTTGCATCACTG TGCAAGAAAAAAATCTATGGATCTTCGCAAGGCAATGGAAAGTGTTGTTGTTCCCATGTTCTGTAACACTTCATTAGCGGCGTCAGAAGAAcaacttaataaattaaataaactattaAGCTTATGGGAATCAAAAAATAATTACTTTGATGAAGGAATTATAGATAAGTTGAAACAACCAAGTACATCTTGGTCTGAGTATCAGGCTAACCTGGTTGCACAACATGCTGGTGCAATTACGCCAATTACCACGTCGACAAAGCAGACCTTTGATAATTATCAAGCACAACATCAAGCGTTTGTCACTCATGCTTTAAGacaaattcaaaatattgaGCAGCAAAAAATAGCCATTGATCAACAATTGAAAGCTCCGCCGCCACCTCCACCACAATTG AATCAGCAAAATATGTCTATGCCACCTAGTCATTCCGGCCCTCCTGCTCCAATAGGCACAGATGTAAATTTCAGTCAACCACCGCCTGGATGGGGCGTACCTCCTGGAAGCGAACCACCGCCATTTTCGAATGTTCCCTTGCCAGATTTTTCGAAACCTCCACCTGGATTTGGTCCACCGCCCGTTATACACGAGCCTTCCGTTGAAGATTTAATGCCCAGTATGCCTTATTATGAACTTCCTGCTGGTTTGATGGTGCCTCTAATCAAATTAGAAGATGCTGAATATAAACCTTTGGACCCGGAAGCTATTAGACTTCCACCACCTGCTCCTCCAAGCGAGCGATTAGTAGCAGCTGTAGAAGCATTTTATGCTCCTCCTAATCATGATTCTCCGCGGGATAG CGATGGATGGGAAAAGTTAGGTTTATACGAGTATTATAAGGCAAAGAACGCTGCGCGTAAGCGTAAAGAAGAGGACATAGCAGCCGGTCTTAGGCAAAAATCAAAGTCGCCTTCGCCAATTCTCAGGCCAAGATCCAAAAGTCCTAGTCCACCAAAGAAACGATATCGAAGTAAATCACGAAGTAGGTCGCGTTCGAGATCGAGGGGTCGAAGCAGATCCAGATCGCCTGCAGCCAATCATAGACGCAACAGTCGtaatagtaattataataaCAGAAGCAGGAGAAGGAGAAATAGCAACAAGGATCGAAGTCCTGACAGGAGAATGGACAGGCAAGATCGAAGTCCGACACCACCTAGTTTTCT CGGATCAACTTATAGTAAAGCTCCACAAGAAATTAGTCTGGATGAGAGCAACAAGGGTCATCAGTTGCTCAAAAAAATGGGCTGGAGTGGTGCGGGACTTGGTGCCAATGAACAGGGTATCGAAGCACCTATATCGGGGGGTGAAATTAGAGATAAAAATGATCAATATAAAGGCGTTGGTATTAATTTAAATGACCCTTACGAGAACTTTAGGAAAAGTAAGGGTCAAGCATTTATTACTAGAATGAAAGCAAGAGCGGAAGAGCGTGCCGAAGAGAGGGGCGAACGGGACTAA
- the scaf6 gene encoding SR-related CTD associated factor 6 isoform X3, translating into MGGVNPPIAGVTQPVNISGPPGWLQNELANLQSQQTTLQEQVRQSEQNLAAQHAALMAQQQGRVEDAVRQAQETALQNSAQSTNTDLTAFDAVLQPIIDSCTKDSISAGKAWILQNSVTPQSNQVVADHLLKKVIQATNFSHKLHIIYLVNDVLHHCARKKSMDLRKAMESVVVPMFCNTSLAASEEQLNKLNKLLSLWESKNNYFDEGIIDKLKQPSTSWSEYQANLVAQHAGAITPITTSTKQTFDNYQAQHQAFVTHALRQIQNIEQQKIAIDQQLKAPPPPPPQLNQQNMSMPPSHSGPPAPIGTDVNFSQPPPGWGVPPGSEPPPFSNVPLPDFSKPPPGFGPPPVIHEPSVEDLMPSMPYYELPAGLMVPLIKLEDAEYKPLDPEAIRLPPPAPPSERLVAAVEAFYAPPNHDSPRDSDGWEKLGLYEYYKAKNAARKRKEEDIAAGLRQKSKSPSPILRPRSKSPSPPKKRYRSKSRSRSRSRSRGRSRSRSPAANHRRNSRNSNYNNRSRRRRNSNKDRSPDRRMDRQDRSPTPPSFLGSTYSKAPQEISLDESNKGHQLLKKMGWSGAGLGANEQGIEAPISGGEIRDKNDQYKGVGINLNDPYENFRKSKGQAFITRMKARAEERAEERGERD; encoded by the exons ATGGGAGGTGTAAATCCACCTATTGCTGGTGTTACTCAACCGGTTAACATCAGTGGGCCCCCTGGATGGCTTCAAAATGAATTGGCAAATCTTCAATCACAGCAGACCACGCTACAGGAACAAGTTAGACAATCAGAACAAAATCTGGCTGCGCAACATGCTGCATTGATGGCACAACAACAAGGGAGAGTTGAGGATGCTGTGAGACAAGCGCAAGAGACAGCTTTACAAAATAGTGCGCAAAGCACAAATACGGATTTGACTGCATTTGATGCAGTTCTACAGCCCATCATTGATAGCTGCACAAAAGATAGCATCAGTGCGGGGAAAGCCTGGATACTTCAGAACTCTGTTACTCCACAAAGTAATCAAGTTGTTGCAGACCATTTACTAAAGAA AGTAATTCAGGCAACAAATTTTAGTCATAAACTCCATATCATCTATTTGGTCAACGATGTCTTGCATCACTG TGCAAGAAAAAAATCTATGGATCTTCGCAAGGCAATGGAAAGTGTTGTTGTTCCCATGTTCTGTAACACTTCATTAGCGGCGTCAGAAGAAcaacttaataaattaaataaactattaAGCTTATGGGAATCAAAAAATAATTACTTTGATGAAGGAATTATAGATAAGTTGAAACAACCAAGTACATCTTGGTCTGAGTATCAGGCTAACCTGGTTGCACAACATGCTGGTGCAATTACGCCAATTACCACGTCGACAAAGCAGACCTTTGATAATTATCAAGCACAACATCAAGCGTTTGTCACTCATGCTTTAAGacaaattcaaaatattgaGCAGCAAAAAATAGCCATTGATCAACAATTGAAAGCTCCGCCGCCACCTCCACCACAATTG AATCAGCAAAATATGTCTATGCCACCTAGTCATTCCGGCCCTCCTGCTCCAATAGGCACAGATGTAAATTTCAGTCAACCACCGCCTGGATGGGGCGTACCTCCTGGAAGCGAACCACCGCCATTTTCGAATGTTCCCTTGCCAGATTTTTCGAAACCTCCACCTGGATTTGGTCCACCGCCCGTTATACACGAGCCTTCCGTTGAAGATTTAATGCCCAGTATGCCTTATTATGAACTTCCTGCTGGTTTGATGGTGCCTCTAATCAAATTAGAAGATGCTGAATATAAACCTTTGGACCCGGAAGCTATTAGACTTCCACCACCTGCTCCTCCAAGCGAGCGATTAGTAGCAGCTGTAGAAGCATTTTATGCTCCTCCTAATCATGATTCTCCGCGGGATAG CGATGGATGGGAAAAGTTAGGTTTATACGAGTATTATAAGGCAAAGAACGCTGCGCGTAAGCGTAAAGAAGAGGACATAGCAGCCGGTCTTAGGCAAAAATCAAAGTCGCCTTCGCCAATTCTCAGGCCAAGATCCAAAAGTCCTAGTCCACCAAAGAAACGATATCGAAGTAAATCACGAAGTAGGTCGCGTTCGAGATCGAGGGGTCGAAGCAGATCCAGATCGCCTGCAGCCAATCATAGACGCAACAGTCGtaatagtaattataataaCAGAAGCAGGAGAAGGAGAAATAGCAACAAGGATCGAAGTCCTGACAGGAGAATGGACAGGCAAGATCGAAGTCCGACACCACCTAGTTTTCT CGGATCAACTTATAGTAAAGCTCCACAAGAAATTAGTCTGGATGAGAGCAACAAGGGTCATCAGTTGCTCAAAAAAATGGGCTGGAGTGGTGCGGGACTTGGTGCCAATGAACAGGGTATCGAAGCACCTATATCGGGGGGTGAAATTAGAGATAAAAATGATCAATATAAAGGCGTTGGTATTAATTTAAATGACCCTTACGAGAACTTTAGGAAAAGTAAGGGTCAAGCATTTATTACTAGAATGAAAGCAAGAGCGGAAGAGCGTGCCGAAGAGAGGGGCGAACGGGACTAA